In one window of Thermodesulfobacteriota bacterium DNA:
- a CDS encoding response regulator encodes MRETLCWMGSLAIITSKNYADASAKFGFRSETRSFLKSLANSEKRLARALLESAARIEKAKRRAIAPSALKDSRNSREIVEDSYSFLRSALFTDEHAFLEGLLQCEYLKWNRLTAPISEGLRAGPEGPAGVLAASQRHKRRIERFLESIGHSSPAAFRLRASEPVWVERLLVVGDFDPEVLDLLRAEGRVDLARNGRDAVERLSDRYYALVMTETGLPLLDGIELCKRASRKYPGIEERFLFMYDSLTGQDRDFIVRKRIRRLKKRSRPEKVRSEAARILER; translated from the coding sequence ATGCGTGAGACGCTGTGCTGGATGGGCTCGCTCGCCATTATTACTTCGAAGAACTATGCAGACGCTTCGGCGAAATTCGGCTTTCGGAGCGAGACAAGGAGTTTTCTCAAATCTCTCGCAAATAGCGAAAAGAGGCTTGCGCGGGCGCTCCTTGAGTCAGCCGCGCGCATTGAAAAAGCCAAGCGGAGGGCGATTGCGCCTTCAGCGCTTAAAGATTCAAGGAATTCAAGGGAGATCGTCGAAGACTCGTATTCCTTTCTCAGGTCGGCCCTTTTCACTGACGAGCACGCCTTTCTTGAAGGCCTCCTGCAGTGCGAATACCTGAAGTGGAACCGCCTCACAGCGCCCATCTCAGAAGGGCTCAGGGCCGGTCCGGAAGGGCCGGCAGGCGTACTTGCCGCCTCTCAGAGGCATAAGAGGCGGATAGAGCGTTTCCTCGAATCCATAGGCCATTCCAGCCCTGCCGCTTTCAGGCTCAGGGCATCCGAGCCGGTTTGGGTCGAGAGGCTCCTTGTTGTCGGCGACTTCGACCCCGAGGTCTTGGATCTCCTCCGGGCCGAGGGCAGGGTTGACCTGGCCCGGAACGGCAGGGACGCCGTGGAAAGGCTTTCGGACCGTTACTACGCGCTCGTAATGACCGAGACAGGTCTTCCGCTCCTCGACGGCATAGAGCTCTGCAAAAGGGCTTCCAGGAAATATCCCGGCATAGAAGAGCGGTTCCTTTTCATGTACGACTCGCTGACCGGACAAGACCGCGATTTCATTGTCCGGAAGCGTATAAGGCGCCTTAAGAAGCGGTCGCGCCCCGAGAAGGTCAGGAGCGAGGCGGCCCGGATACTGGAGCGCTGA
- a CDS encoding capsule assembly Wzi family protein, giving the protein MPDGAHAGSSINIPVDSWIYRDLERLEVKGLIESGILTTRPFTRQEGARLAGEAVRNLKGDGRGGPWRSAEPIALRLRAALGDNEGSGPDTYFKPIERAYAGFVYSDERPYFPSVNNDGHEFRENGNAWAGLSASAGLLGFTSIELNPEYRAGSSSELRLVRGYAKADIGFIELLAGRESMWSGPGYHGSLLLSNNAEPLEMAKASTGRPVLLPWVFRKLGPFRPSVFLARLEEDRDFPRANLLGMRLDFRPRPSFRFALSRVIMFGGEGRQSLSASDWVKVFFASDSAEHTSSPIDGNQLMSIDASYIHVDRNGSLPWTGLKLYTEIGAEDSSGNRTPTVRGYLFGLYVDEPLGLKGLDFRAEYAYNAHGDRFSFAQWYRHHIYDSGYTYKGRVIGHHMGPDAADLFIRAQYHFQGGATIGAEADWERSLIHERGETKRSWLAADASVIFGEALRVRGSAGIEKTDGPSGSSANPVAAISIERHF; this is encoded by the coding sequence ATGCCCGATGGCGCACATGCCGGCAGCTCGATAAACATACCGGTCGATAGCTGGATATACCGCGACCTTGAGCGCCTGGAGGTGAAGGGGTTAATAGAGAGCGGGATACTCACGACCCGGCCCTTCACCAGGCAGGAGGGCGCAAGGCTTGCCGGCGAGGCCGTCCGGAATTTGAAAGGGGACGGAAGAGGAGGTCCGTGGCGGTCCGCGGAGCCCATAGCGTTACGGCTGAGGGCGGCCCTCGGCGATAACGAAGGGTCAGGCCCGGACACCTATTTCAAGCCTATAGAGCGCGCCTATGCCGGTTTCGTGTACTCTGACGAGAGGCCTTATTTCCCGTCCGTCAACAACGACGGGCACGAGTTTCGCGAAAACGGCAATGCATGGGCCGGTCTGTCGGCAAGCGCCGGGCTTCTCGGCTTCACTTCCATAGAGCTCAATCCCGAGTACAGGGCCGGCTCGTCCTCCGAACTCAGGCTCGTCCGCGGTTACGCGAAGGCGGACATCGGCTTTATCGAGCTCCTGGCCGGCAGGGAATCCATGTGGTCGGGCCCAGGCTATCACGGGAGCCTCCTCCTTTCCAATAACGCGGAGCCGCTTGAGATGGCCAAGGCTTCGACGGGCCGCCCGGTGCTACTCCCCTGGGTCTTTAGGAAGCTCGGGCCGTTCAGGCCGTCCGTCTTCCTGGCAAGGCTCGAAGAGGACAGGGACTTTCCACGCGCGAACCTCCTCGGCATGAGGCTTGATTTCAGGCCTCGCCCGTCTTTCAGGTTCGCGCTCTCAAGGGTAATCATGTTCGGCGGGGAGGGCCGGCAAAGCCTGAGCGCCTCGGACTGGGTAAAGGTCTTCTTCGCCTCGGACAGCGCTGAGCACACGAGCTCGCCCATAGACGGCAACCAGCTCATGTCGATCGACGCCTCATACATCCATGTCGACAGGAACGGCAGTCTGCCCTGGACAGGGCTTAAGCTCTATACCGAAATAGGCGCGGAGGACTCATCCGGCAACAGGACCCCGACGGTGAGGGGCTACCTCTTCGGCCTCTACGTCGACGAGCCGCTGGGGCTTAAAGGCCTCGATTTCAGGGCCGAGTACGCCTATAACGCGCACGGCGACCGGTTTTCCTTCGCCCAGTGGTACAGGCATCACATATATGATTCAGGTTACACCTATAAGGGCCGTGTGATAGGGCACCACATGGGGCCGGACGCCGCCGACCTCTTCATCCGCGCCCAGTACCATTTCCAGGGCGGCGCAACAATCGGAGCGGAAGCCGACTGGGAGCGGTCCCTCATACACGAAAGAGGCGAAACGAAGCGGAGCTGGCTTGCGGCTGACGCAAGCGTTATATTCGGCGAGGCCCTCAGGGTGAGGGGGAGCGCGGGGATCGAGAAGACGGACGGCCCCTCGGGAAGCTCCGCGAACCCGGTTGCCGCGATTTCCATAGAAAGGCATTTCTGA
- a CDS encoding sugar transferase, protein MLRENTKIISGGLKTADLVITALSFLAAYAIRGSITELPALRPFSEYSFLLIFILPLWAGLLRYYGAYGTMRTKSLLQTLVPVLKGSSAAVIVLMTLLYAFKLEYVSRALIIIFFVVNSAFLLAFKAFVLFLTRYLRTKGYNFRTMIIVGTGRRALEFARFIDEHKQWGVHVLGFVSVGKNDEPGPAPAPERVLGEVEDLERLITTVQVDEVVFVVTRKLLDRIEGPVMACEQVGIKASIVMDLYRHEIASMQMGELAGRPVMTFNPVATHERGVVLKRALDVVFSALVLLLASPFFLFASIGVKLTSPGPVFFRQERCGKNGRRFKVLKFRTMVEGADKALASLKHLNEMSGPVFKSRNDPRVTPFGRFLRKYSIDELPQFVNVLKGDMSIVGPRPPLPSEITQYDLAQRRRLSVKPGITCLWQVNGRNKIGFTDWVRLDLEYIDKWSFWLDLKIILKTVPTVFRGTGI, encoded by the coding sequence ATGCTGAGGGAAAACACCAAGATCATCTCCGGCGGCCTTAAGACCGCGGACCTTGTCATCACCGCCCTTTCGTTCCTGGCGGCCTACGCCATAAGGGGGTCCATAACGGAACTCCCGGCCCTGAGGCCTTTCTCCGAATACTCGTTTCTCCTCATATTCATACTGCCGCTCTGGGCCGGGCTCCTCCGGTATTACGGTGCCTATGGCACGATGAGGACCAAGAGCCTTCTGCAGACGCTCGTTCCGGTGCTTAAGGGCTCGTCAGCGGCAGTGATAGTCCTCATGACCCTTCTCTACGCCTTCAAGCTCGAATACGTGAGCAGGGCGCTCATCATTATCTTCTTCGTCGTGAACTCGGCGTTTCTCCTGGCCTTCAAGGCGTTTGTCCTGTTCCTTACGCGCTACTTGAGAACAAAGGGCTACAACTTCAGGACCATGATAATAGTGGGCACCGGGAGGAGGGCGCTGGAGTTCGCGAGGTTTATCGATGAGCACAAGCAGTGGGGCGTGCACGTGCTCGGGTTCGTGAGCGTGGGCAAAAATGACGAGCCCGGGCCCGCGCCGGCCCCGGAGCGCGTACTCGGGGAGGTGGAAGACCTAGAGCGCCTGATAACCACCGTTCAGGTCGACGAGGTCGTGTTTGTCGTCACGAGGAAGCTCCTCGACAGGATAGAGGGGCCGGTCATGGCCTGCGAGCAGGTCGGCATAAAGGCGAGCATAGTGATGGACCTTTATCGGCACGAGATAGCCAGCATGCAGATGGGCGAGCTCGCGGGCAGGCCGGTCATGACCTTCAACCCGGTCGCCACGCACGAGCGGGGGGTCGTCCTTAAAAGGGCGCTGGACGTCGTCTTTTCGGCTCTCGTACTTCTTCTGGCCTCGCCTTTTTTCTTGTTCGCGTCTATCGGAGTGAAGCTTACCTCGCCTGGCCCGGTCTTTTTCCGGCAGGAGAGGTGCGGGAAGAACGGCAGGCGCTTCAAGGTGCTTAAGTTCCGCACCATGGTAGAGGGCGCGGACAAGGCGCTCGCATCGCTTAAGCATTTGAACGAGATGAGCGGGCCCGTTTTCAAGTCGCGTAACGACCCGAGGGTCACGCCCTTCGGGAGGTTCCTCCGTAAATACAGCATAGACGAGCTCCCTCAGTTCGTTAACGTACTTAAGGGGGACATGAGCATCGTGGGGCCGAGGCCGCCGCTCCCGTCTGAGATCACACAGTATGACCTGGCCCAGCGGCGGAGGCTTTCGGTGAAGCCAGGGATAACCTGCCTCTGGCAGGTGAACGGCAGGAACAAGATAGGGTTTACGGATTGGGTTAGGCTCGACCTCGAATACATCGATAAATGGAGCTTCTGGCTGGACCTGAAGATAATCCTGAAGACCGTGCCTACGGTCTTCAGGGGTACAGGCATTTAG
- a CDS encoding DUF362 domain-containing protein — translation MRSRVSISQNHEIETAMRGALDVLDGLSELFVGKHVAIKPNETWASRDDLSACVQADTVRAVIRYVKAYFPRKITVSGGAGAGETDEIFRLLGIDRVIRDEGVEFFDHNRPPFRPVPLEHGPHREVMVNGHILDYDTVISLAAHKEHHLAAVTLTMKNIAMSYPAGDFYGHPRAKSLHPHGMFDDIHSFIAAMCRRFPIGLGIIAGHPAMTGTGPIGGFTFESGMVIASKDCVAADSVGAHILGHDRVAHVIEAERLGVGTADLSNIDISGVQLPEAVRIFRERERKAAA, via the coding sequence ATGAGAAGCAGGGTCTCGATATCGCAAAACCACGAAATAGAGACTGCAATGAGGGGCGCCCTCGACGTGCTGGACGGCCTTTCAGAGCTTTTTGTCGGGAAGCACGTCGCCATAAAGCCCAACGAGACCTGGGCGTCGCGGGACGACCTGTCCGCCTGCGTCCAGGCCGATACCGTCCGGGCCGTAATCAGGTACGTGAAAGCGTACTTTCCCAGGAAGATAACCGTCTCCGGCGGGGCAGGGGCAGGGGAGACGGACGAGATCTTCAGGCTCCTCGGCATTGACAGGGTCATAAGGGATGAGGGGGTCGAGTTTTTCGACCACAACAGGCCGCCCTTCAGGCCCGTCCCCCTCGAGCACGGGCCGCACAGGGAGGTGATGGTGAACGGGCACATATTAGACTACGACACCGTCATCTCTCTCGCCGCGCACAAGGAGCACCATCTCGCGGCTGTCACGCTCACCATGAAGAACATCGCCATGTCATACCCCGCGGGAGACTTTTACGGGCACCCGAGGGCAAAAAGCCTCCACCCGCACGGCATGTTCGACGACATACACTCGTTCATAGCGGCCATGTGCAGGAGGTTCCCCATTGGCCTCGGCATAATCGCCGGGCACCCTGCAATGACCGGGACCGGCCCTATTGGAGGCTTTACCTTTGAGAGCGGCATGGTGATCGCGAGCAAGGACTGCGTTGCCGCCGATTCCGTAGGCGCGCACATACTGGGTCACGACAGGGTGGCGCATGTAATCGAAGCGGAGAGGCTCGGGGTGGGAACAGCCGACCTTTCAAATATCGACATATCAGGTGTCCAGCTTCCGGAAGCCGTAAGGATATTCAGGGAAAGGGAGCGGAAGGCCGCCGCTTAG
- a CDS encoding heavy metal translocating P-type ATPase: MANVKSGDGSAPAARTVSVNIPVTGMNCASCASKIEKALRGLGGVVSASVNFASNKVSVSYDPASLRPDDIIRAIKGLGYGAGAAHVTIPIQGMSCASCVRKITGVLEGVDGVLGADVNFASGRAEVSYLPETTSPQALVSAIRNAGYGAEALSRDEDLLERDARLKKAEMKGLVARFLLAAVVSVPLMLGSMGEMLHWVPSVFGNHFVQLLLAAPVQFFSGGRFYRGAWAAAKRGYADMNTLIAVGTSAAFFFSAAVTLFPGFFASSGLAGGVYYETAAVIIALILLGRALELRARGQTGEAIRKLVGLGAKTARVVRGGIESAVPVEEVIPGDIVVVRPGEKVPVDGVVVDGYSSVDESMISGESMPVDKKPGDQVIGATMNTTGSFRFRATRTGKDTALSRIIRLVEEAQAAKPPIARMADVIAGYFVPAVIAVAVITFIVWYVLGPEPALAFALMNFIAVLIIACPCALGLATPTSIMVGTGKGAENGILIRGGESLETAHKLDTIVLDKTGTLTRGKPSVKEVIALADTGEADVLFHAASVERKSEHPLGEAVVRKAEELGISTVEPGVFEAVPGRGISAAVNGKKVLLGNERLMAERGIDIDRARGEAERLALRGMTPVYVALDGKAAGLIAIADTLKEGSRDAVMALRKMGLDVVILTGDNRRAAASIAGELGVEKVLAEVLPEDKAREIKRLRDEGRVVAMVGDGINDAPALAQADVGIAIGTGADVAMEASDITIIGGDLKAIAASISLSRATIRNIRQNLFWAFVYNVLLIPVAAGALYPSFGILLDPMFAAAAMGLSSVSVVANALRLKRFRPAA, encoded by the coding sequence ATGGCCAACGTAAAATCAGGCGATGGGTCCGCGCCGGCAGCCCGTACAGTAAGCGTGAATATCCCAGTTACCGGCATGAACTGCGCCTCCTGCGCGTCCAAAATCGAGAAGGCGCTAAGGGGACTTGGCGGAGTCGTATCAGCTTCCGTGAACTTCGCATCAAATAAGGTTAGCGTCTCCTACGACCCGGCCAGCCTGCGTCCTGACGACATAATCCGCGCGATAAAAGGGCTCGGGTACGGCGCCGGGGCAGCACACGTCACTATCCCGATACAGGGGATGAGCTGCGCTTCCTGCGTAAGGAAGATTACGGGCGTGCTTGAAGGCGTCGACGGGGTCTTGGGCGCTGATGTGAACTTCGCATCCGGCAGGGCGGAGGTGAGCTATCTGCCGGAGACGACCTCTCCTCAAGCTCTGGTCAGTGCCATAAGGAACGCCGGGTACGGCGCGGAGGCGCTGTCAAGGGATGAGGACCTTCTCGAGCGGGACGCAAGGCTCAAGAAGGCCGAGATGAAGGGGCTCGTCGCGAGATTTCTCCTGGCCGCGGTTGTATCCGTGCCCCTGATGCTCGGCTCGATGGGGGAGATGCTCCACTGGGTCCCTTCCGTTTTCGGCAACCACTTCGTGCAGCTCCTGTTAGCTGCGCCGGTCCAGTTCTTTAGCGGCGGAAGGTTCTACAGGGGCGCTTGGGCCGCGGCAAAAAGAGGCTACGCGGACATGAACACGCTCATAGCCGTCGGCACCTCCGCCGCGTTCTTCTTTAGCGCGGCCGTAACGCTTTTTCCAGGCTTTTTCGCCTCAAGCGGGCTTGCGGGAGGCGTCTACTACGAGACGGCCGCGGTCATCATCGCCCTCATACTCCTTGGCCGTGCGCTCGAGCTCCGCGCGCGCGGGCAGACAGGCGAGGCCATAAGGAAGCTCGTCGGCCTCGGCGCGAAAACCGCACGGGTCGTAAGAGGCGGCATTGAGTCCGCCGTCCCGGTCGAGGAGGTGATCCCGGGCGACATCGTTGTCGTAAGGCCGGGCGAAAAGGTCCCGGTTGACGGCGTAGTGGTCGACGGGTACTCGTCCGTTGACGAATCCATGATAAGCGGCGAGAGCATGCCCGTCGATAAGAAGCCCGGCGACCAGGTCATAGGCGCCACAATGAACACTACCGGCTCGTTCAGGTTCAGGGCGACCAGGACAGGAAAGGACACGGCCCTTTCAAGGATAATCAGGCTCGTCGAAGAGGCGCAGGCCGCAAAGCCGCCCATTGCGCGCATGGCCGACGTGATCGCGGGCTATTTCGTTCCCGCTGTCATTGCCGTCGCGGTAATCACGTTTATCGTCTGGTACGTCTTAGGCCCGGAGCCTGCCCTTGCCTTCGCCCTCATGAACTTCATAGCCGTCCTCATCATAGCCTGCCCGTGCGCGCTGGGGCTCGCGACGCCGACTTCGATAATGGTAGGCACCGGAAAGGGCGCCGAGAACGGGATACTCATAAGGGGCGGCGAATCGCTCGAGACGGCGCACAAGCTCGACACGATAGTCCTCGATAAAACCGGGACGCTCACGAGAGGCAAGCCGTCGGTCAAGGAGGTGATCGCGCTCGCGGATACGGGGGAGGCGGACGTCCTTTTCCACGCGGCCTCGGTCGAGAGGAAATCCGAGCACCCGCTCGGAGAGGCGGTAGTCAGGAAGGCCGAAGAGCTCGGGATAAGCACTGTTGAGCCCGGCGTGTTTGAAGCGGTCCCGGGCCGAGGAATAAGCGCCGCCGTAAACGGGAAAAAGGTGCTGCTGGGCAACGAAAGGCTCATGGCGGAACGCGGCATCGACATCGACAGGGCGAGGGGAGAGGCCGAAAGGCTAGCCCTCCGTGGCATGACCCCCGTTTATGTAGCTCTCGACGGCAAGGCCGCAGGGTTGATCGCGATAGCGGATACCCTCAAGGAGGGCTCAAGGGACGCGGTTATGGCGCTCAGGAAGATGGGCCTTGACGTGGTAATCCTGACCGGCGACAACAGGAGGGCGGCTGCGAGCATAGCAGGGGAGCTAGGCGTCGAAAAAGTGCTCGCCGAGGTGCTTCCAGAGGACAAGGCCAGGGAGATAAAGAGGCTCAGGGACGAGGGCAGGGTGGTCGCCATGGTCGGGGACGGGATAAACGACGCCCCCGCGCTCGCCCAGGCCGACGTCGGCATAGCCATAGGGACAGGCGCTGACGTCGCCATGGAGGCCTCGGACATAACCATCATCGGGGGCGACCTCAAGGCCATAGCCGCGTCGATCTCCCTCAGCAGGGCCACCATAAGGAACATCAGGCAGAACCTCTTCTGGGCCTTCGTCTACAACGTGCTCCTTATCCCGGTGGCCGCAGGGGCGCTTTATCCCTCCTTCGGCATCCTCCTTGACCCGATGTTCGCGGCCGCTGCAATGGGGCTCTCGTCCGTAAGCGTAGTGGCCAACGCGCTTCGCCTGAAGAGGTTCAGGCCCGCGGCATGA
- a CDS encoding prepilin-type N-terminal cleavage/methylation domain-containing protein, translating to MGGFTLVELLIVVAIIAILAAIAIPHMQSSSMKAARAAMLSDARNATSHEEAYFLENQTYLAIAAITGPALVPIGSGAVNVSRGNTLEVSAGGSGITDSYVMTVSNPRAGAGMSPLTRTTDGSCSWADGSAC from the coding sequence ATGGGCGGATTCACTTTGGTCGAGCTTCTCATAGTCGTCGCGATAATCGCCATACTCGCCGCAATAGCCATACCGCACATGCAGTCATCCTCCATGAAGGCCGCTCGGGCAGCCATGCTCTCAGACGCGAGGAACGCCACGAGCCACGAAGAGGCGTATTTCCTGGAAAACCAGACCTATCTGGCCATAGCGGCAATTACCGGGCCTGCGCTCGTCCCGATCGGGAGTGGGGCCGTTAACGTAAGCAGGGGGAATACCCTCGAGGTATCGGCTGGAGGCAGCGGCATAACCGATTCTTACGTCATGACCGTATCCAACCCGAGGGCAGGCGCGGGCATGTCTCCGCTTACCAGGACCACGGACGGCTCTTGCAGCTGGGCTGACGGGAGCGCCTGCTGA
- a CDS encoding Lrp/AsnC ligand binding domain-containing protein: MSVEAYVFIECEHAKSKEVLDKILQIGGVKEARIVTGPYDLIALVAASNFKVLGDVVISKIQSVEYVKRTLTNVIID; the protein is encoded by the coding sequence ATGTCAGTCGAAGCCTATGTCTTCATTGAATGCGAGCACGCCAAATCCAAGGAGGTGCTCGACAAGATACTCCAGATAGGCGGGGTAAAGGAGGCCAGGATAGTCACCGGCCCCTACGACCTGATAGCCCTCGTCGCGGCTTCGAATTTCAAGGTGCTCGGGGACGTCGTCATATCCAAGATACAGTCGGTCGAGTACGTCAAGAGGACCCTTACCAACGTCATCATAGACTGA
- a CDS encoding prepilin-type N-terminal cleavage/methylation domain-containing protein, whose protein sequence is MLQRILKNMKREDGFTLVELLIVVAIIAILAAIAIPQFSAYRERGSRASMVADAKNTATQLEALFTDESSYTDADGVSVGPGPAFTDVTGTNSGQTVRFLASKNNTITITGNALDWSIDVDNPGAGAGKSPLTLASDGSCAYADATNC, encoded by the coding sequence ATGCTGCAGAGGATATTGAAGAACATGAAGAGGGAGGACGGCTTCACGCTGGTCGAGCTCCTGATAGTCGTGGCCATCATAGCCATACTGGCGGCCATAGCCATCCCGCAGTTCTCGGCCTACAGGGAGAGGGGCTCAAGGGCTTCGATGGTCGCGGACGCGAAGAACACGGCCACCCAGCTTGAGGCGCTCTTCACGGACGAGAGCTCGTATACGGACGCTGATGGAGTTTCCGTAGGCCCCGGACCTGCTTTTACTGACGTGACCGGCACCAACAGCGGCCAGACCGTCAGGTTCCTCGCCAGCAAGAATAACACCATCACCATAACCGGCAACGCCCTTGACTGGTCTATCGATGTTGACAACCCTGGAGCCGGAGCCGGCAAGAGCCCTCTCACGCTCGCGAGCGATGGCAGCTGCGCCTACGCCGACGCCACTAATTGCTAA
- a CDS encoding O-antigen polymerase — MLIFSINLFFLSFLIIYSLYSSRKGNLHFFSPFFFPFIIFSVFYLIPSSINVLITGKDVLETHHYLYFIAILSFVIGVLISRKLFRHKEDAAAHEIGFAKGKEIPLLALNLFGIFLLLLYGVWSGITYGLLTGNDIEDLRRTAEIGKGFIKEPGIYFVSISSLLLTGCYMKAGKKKIFGIKSLFIIVYSCFVIFITVAHKVALFLPLLLLLGLYNKYCKISIKKLCFIGFIFIVGIGVVNFMRTGLEKTEFINDLMWKSVVVFAIYDANYVPIVKQVERGEIELQKGREYFQSAILIIPRFLYSEKPVSFDYFLKEKLNRTFSGGGLPPTPVGSLFLNFGLFGVIIGMLTIGLIYNYLYILYITSSYSKSVLLLFLIYYIMNPSQLFGYLFIFLVSFIFIAFTSSIIYKAASFRKRIALSL, encoded by the coding sequence ATGCTAATTTTTTCAATCAATCTGTTTTTCTTAAGTTTTTTAATCATATACTCATTGTACTCAAGCAGAAAAGGTAATTTGCATTTCTTTTCTCCTTTCTTTTTTCCTTTTATAATTTTTTCAGTATTCTACCTTATCCCATCCTCAATAAATGTTTTAATAACAGGAAAGGATGTGCTCGAAACTCACCACTATCTCTATTTTATTGCAATTTTGTCTTTTGTGATAGGCGTTTTAATTTCAAGAAAATTATTTCGGCATAAGGAAGATGCCGCAGCACACGAAATAGGTTTTGCAAAAGGAAAAGAAATTCCTCTATTAGCGCTAAATTTATTTGGAATTTTCCTGCTTCTATTGTATGGGGTCTGGTCTGGTATAACGTATGGCCTTCTTACGGGCAATGACATCGAGGATCTAAGAAGAACTGCGGAAATTGGCAAAGGCTTTATAAAAGAACCTGGTATTTATTTTGTCTCAATATCAAGTCTTCTCCTTACTGGCTGTTATATGAAGGCCGGGAAGAAAAAAATTTTTGGCATAAAAAGCCTTTTTATAATCGTCTATTCGTGTTTTGTAATTTTTATCACCGTTGCGCATAAGGTGGCTCTTTTTTTACCGCTCTTACTACTGCTTGGTCTTTATAATAAATATTGTAAAATTTCAATAAAGAAATTGTGCTTTATAGGATTTATTTTTATAGTTGGAATAGGCGTTGTAAATTTTATGAGAACTGGCTTGGAAAAAACTGAATTTATTAATGATCTTATGTGGAAGTCAGTCGTTGTGTTTGCTATTTATGATGCCAATTATGTTCCTATTGTGAAGCAAGTTGAGCGAGGAGAAATTGAGTTGCAGAAGGGGCGTGAGTATTTTCAGAGTGCAATTTTAATTATTCCAAGATTTCTTTATTCTGAAAAGCCTGTCAGCTTTGATTATTTTCTTAAAGAAAAATTGAATAGAACTTTTAGTGGTGGTGGGCTTCCGCCAACTCCTGTTGGTAGTCTATTCCTCAATTTTGGATTGTTTGGCGTAATAATTGGGATGCTTACAATTGGTCTTATCTATAATTATTTATATATATTGTACATAACTAGTTCCTATTCTAAAAGTGTGCTTTTGCTATTTTTAATATATTATATTATGAATCCTTCTCAGCTATTTGGTTATCTTTTTATTTTTCTGGTCTCTTTTATTTTTATTGCTTTCACAAGTTCTATTATATATAAAGCTGCAAGTTTTCGAAAAAGGATAGCGCTTAGTTTGTAA
- a CDS encoding GNVR domain-containing protein, protein MEDLRDELTIRDYISVISRRRKMIGAVTASAFVIAVIVSLLLPVQFASTASIMPPQDDRGVGSLAGLSQVPGIAALSGSFLGLKSPSDLWVGILKSRSVADPIIERFGLRELYGRKTLEETRSALSKRIRIEKSKEEIISITVFDTSPERAALIANAFVEELDRILGRSAMTSGQRMRTFAEKRLKESRQELEKIEAELRGFQEKHKTVNLDSQSRAIIEAIGTVKGQLMAKEVELTALLSFATEENPMAGVLKAEVLGLKEKLSELESGKPAGRGIFIPTDNIPGISFEYANLLRDAKVQQTLFELLTQQYEVARLQEAKDSPTVQALDIAMPSDKKAKPKRAMIVVLATVSALIFSIFAVFFTEYIEALGRRGES, encoded by the coding sequence ATGGAAGACTTGCGAGACGAACTGACGATTCGCGATTACATATCCGTAATCTCCAGGCGCCGGAAGATGATAGGGGCCGTTACTGCCTCCGCCTTCGTGATCGCTGTAATCGTAAGCCTTCTCCTCCCAGTGCAGTTCGCCTCCACCGCGAGCATCATGCCGCCGCAAGACGATAGGGGGGTGGGTTCCTTGGCCGGGCTTTCGCAGGTGCCGGGGATCGCGGCGCTCTCCGGGAGCTTTTTGGGGCTGAAGTCGCCTTCCGACCTCTGGGTAGGGATACTGAAGAGCCGGAGCGTCGCGGACCCGATAATAGAGCGCTTTGGACTCCGCGAGCTTTACGGCAGGAAGACGCTTGAAGAGACGAGATCGGCGCTCTCCAAAAGGATTAGGATTGAAAAATCGAAGGAGGAGATAATCTCCATAACCGTCTTCGACACGTCGCCCGAACGGGCAGCCCTGATCGCCAACGCTTTTGTCGAGGAGCTCGACAGGATCCTCGGCCGCTCCGCAATGACCTCCGGCCAGAGGATGAGGACGTTTGCCGAGAAGAGGCTAAAGGAATCCAGGCAGGAGCTCGAAAAAATAGAGGCCGAGCTCAGGGGCTTCCAGGAGAAGCACAAAACGGTGAACCTCGACAGCCAGTCAAGGGCGATAATCGAGGCCATAGGCACAGTAAAGGGGCAGCTCATGGCCAAGGAGGTGGAGCTCACGGCACTCCTTTCCTTTGCAACCGAGGAGAACCCCATGGCGGGAGTCCTGAAGGCCGAGGTACTGGGGCTGAAGGAGAAGCTGAGCGAGCTTGAGTCCGGGAAGCCCGCCGGAAGGGGAATATTCATACCCACAGACAATATCCCGGGCATATCGTTCGAATACGCCAACCTTTTGAGGGACGCGAAGGTACAACAGACGCTTTTTGAGCTCCTTACGCAGCAGTACGAGGTCGCCCGCCTGCAGGAGGCCAAGGACAGCCCCACCGTCCAGGCGCTCGATATCGCGATGCCGTCGGACAAGAAAGCCAAGCCGAAGCGCGCCATGATCGTAGTCTTGGCAACTGTTTCTGCGTTAATTTTTTCGATATTTGCCGTATTTTTCACAGAATATATAGAGGCATTGGGGAGAAGAGGCGAATCTTGA